A genomic segment from Polyangium mundeleinium encodes:
- a CDS encoding bifunctional serine/threonine-protein kinase/formylglycine-generating enzyme family protein, with protein MASAALADPFAWVGQTIDGKFRVEAVVGEGGFGIVYRALHLGLGEPVAVKCLKIPASLAPDERERFQHSFLEEGRLLRKLSRATPAVVQALDVGAAVAPSGVWAPYLVLEWLHGQTLEAFLARRNEDKQGGMPLADAFALLEPAALALAAAHDEGVAHRDIKPANLFLASLVEGTAPHSPIVGGAAPHTPAGAPTMKVLDFGIAKVIADNASITRAMEQTGHAPSIFTPFYGAPEQFNRRFGATGPWTDVYALALVLVELCTGKSALVGDDVTQLYIATTDVSLRPTPRTHGVRTSHAVEAVFQKALAIEPRGRYTSARLFWDALREALPSPIETDAPGVTAPPLGADIRDPLTTAPQIAEMRPSKPAPSSRRTLFAAIGACTFVAAALAASVVIKHRGEVEPIPSLARMGPEFGHVELPSSTPDMVLVPAGSFTMGHAKEGKTEKPAHTVTISKPFYLDRTEVTAEDYTRCVAAGKCTRSGVHGPGVDEAESTKFAPFCTEPDPAKARHPINCIDHGQAAKLCAFLGKRLPTEAEWEYAARGKDERRFPWGEEPIACTFGNFARAAGQCPGRAKGTMPVGSFPDHGSPFGALDMAGNVWEWVADGFEPGAYTKSERKDPLVATGAKGVIRGGSWDFASSAAKSTTRYAFDRATGHVSTGVRCAKTAE; from the coding sequence ATGGCGTCCGCTGCTCTCGCCGATCCCTTCGCCTGGGTGGGCCAAACCATCGACGGCAAGTTCCGCGTCGAGGCGGTCGTCGGCGAGGGCGGGTTCGGCATCGTGTACCGCGCCCTGCACCTCGGGCTCGGCGAGCCGGTCGCCGTCAAGTGCCTGAAGATCCCAGCTTCCCTCGCCCCGGACGAACGCGAGCGTTTCCAGCACAGCTTCCTCGAAGAAGGGCGCCTGCTCCGCAAGCTCTCGCGCGCCACGCCCGCGGTCGTTCAGGCCCTCGACGTCGGCGCGGCCGTCGCCCCGAGCGGCGTATGGGCACCGTATCTCGTGCTCGAATGGCTGCACGGACAGACACTCGAAGCATTCCTCGCGCGCCGGAACGAGGACAAACAGGGCGGCATGCCCCTCGCCGACGCCTTCGCGCTCCTCGAACCGGCCGCGCTCGCGCTCGCCGCGGCGCACGACGAGGGCGTCGCGCATCGGGACATCAAGCCCGCGAACCTCTTCCTGGCTTCCCTCGTGGAGGGCACCGCCCCCCACTCCCCCATCGTGGGGGGCGCAGCCCCGCACACCCCCGCCGGCGCGCCCACGATGAAGGTGCTCGATTTCGGCATCGCCAAGGTCATCGCCGACAATGCCTCGATCACCCGCGCGATGGAGCAGACCGGGCACGCGCCCTCGATCTTCACGCCGTTTTATGGCGCGCCAGAGCAGTTCAATCGAAGGTTCGGCGCGACCGGGCCCTGGACCGACGTGTATGCCCTGGCGCTCGTGCTCGTCGAGCTCTGCACGGGCAAAAGCGCGCTCGTCGGCGACGACGTCACGCAGCTCTACATCGCCACGACCGACGTCTCGCTCCGGCCCACGCCCCGCACCCACGGCGTACGCACGAGCCACGCTGTCGAGGCCGTCTTTCAGAAGGCGCTCGCGATCGAGCCGCGCGGCCGATACACCTCGGCGCGCCTCTTCTGGGACGCGCTGCGCGAGGCGCTCCCCTCGCCCATCGAAACCGACGCGCCCGGCGTCACCGCGCCCCCGCTCGGCGCCGATATCCGCGATCCGCTGACGACCGCCCCGCAGATCGCCGAAATGCGCCCGAGCAAACCCGCCCCTTCCTCGCGGCGCACGCTGTTCGCGGCGATCGGCGCCTGCACGTTCGTCGCGGCCGCCCTCGCCGCGTCCGTCGTGATCAAGCATCGCGGCGAGGTCGAGCCCATTCCGTCGCTCGCCCGCATGGGCCCCGAGTTTGGCCACGTGGAGCTGCCGAGCTCGACGCCGGACATGGTCCTCGTGCCCGCGGGCAGCTTCACGATGGGGCACGCGAAGGAAGGGAAGACCGAAAAACCGGCGCACACCGTGACGATCTCGAAGCCATTTTACCTCGACCGGACCGAGGTCACGGCAGAGGACTATACGCGCTGCGTGGCCGCGGGGAAGTGCACGCGGAGCGGCGTGCACGGGCCGGGCGTGGACGAGGCCGAGTCGACGAAGTTCGCGCCGTTCTGCACGGAGCCCGATCCGGCGAAGGCGCGCCACCCCATCAATTGCATCGACCACGGGCAGGCGGCGAAGCTCTGCGCCTTCCTCGGCAAACGATTGCCGACGGAGGCCGAATGGGAGTACGCCGCGCGTGGCAAGGACGAGCGGCGCTTTCCCTGGGGCGAGGAGCCCATCGCCTGCACGTTCGGCAATTTCGCGCGCGCGGCGGGCCAGTGCCCGGGGCGCGCCAAAGGCACGATGCCCGTGGGCTCGTTCCCCGATCACGGCAGTCCCTTCGGCGCGCTCGACATGGCCGGCAACGTCTGGGAATGGGTCGCGGACGGCTTCGAGCCGGGCGCCTACACGAAAAGCGAGCGCAAGGATCCGCTCGTCGCCACGGGCGCGAAGGGCGTGATCCGGGGCGGCTCCTGGGATTTCGCGTCGAGCGCCGCCAAGTCGACGACACGTTACGCATTCGACCGCGCCACGGGCCACGTCAGCACGGGCGTGCGCTGCGCGAAGACGGCCGAATAA
- a CDS encoding sigma-54-dependent transcriptional regulator: protein MQELLATLCASLLAARTFEGAAGATLAPMLGRASEALGAGRHAGRGRMLRGMVHLRPGDGYRGLVVMELGAAAARLIEAGTPAHLPSASAWRWVATYGCAVTIDVTLGKVEPHLGGGGVVVREKLAGPDVAFGRESAARLLERAATHLAVVPLRLPGSVIGMISLEADCQAAIGRLFWGPEVLGALQLLADVAAPHLASLPMAPPPAAPADELLPVLGTKMAGLVQMARVFAEQEETILLGGPTGAGKSRIARWCHAQSRRKSKRFEALDLMTVPDELQMGELFGWKKGAFSGAVTDNPGAVARADGGTLFIDEIDKLSLKAQAGLLQVLEERRYRALGDGSGERRADVRFLVGTNADLGAAVAAGRFREDLYYRINVLPVKLLPLDERADEIPPWAHYMLQRRHAESTAEGRAHVAPEAERALVAARWPGNLRQLDNIIRRAYALALVEHGGATREITLEARHVERALGYEGGGGAKDPAFASIRRAAEAVVDEAERREAAGEALDLDLAEAFRGVVLGTAARRKNSKEAAFRLLGKAGVVQNRNHQKAFRREIEKVNTLFRALGQNGEGPFDDLVEKDET from the coding sequence ATGCAAGAGCTCCTCGCGACGCTCTGCGCCTCGCTCCTCGCGGCACGAACGTTCGAGGGGGCCGCGGGCGCCACGCTCGCGCCCATGCTCGGCCGCGCGTCCGAGGCCCTCGGCGCGGGCCGTCACGCGGGCCGCGGGCGCATGCTGCGCGGAATGGTGCACCTGCGCCCCGGCGACGGGTATCGAGGCCTCGTGGTGATGGAGCTCGGCGCGGCCGCGGCGCGGCTCATCGAGGCGGGCACGCCGGCGCACCTGCCCTCGGCGTCGGCGTGGCGATGGGTCGCGACGTACGGGTGCGCGGTGACGATTGACGTGACGCTCGGCAAGGTGGAGCCGCACCTCGGCGGGGGCGGCGTCGTGGTGCGCGAGAAGCTCGCCGGGCCGGACGTGGCCTTCGGGCGCGAGAGCGCGGCGCGGTTGCTCGAACGAGCGGCGACCCACCTCGCCGTCGTGCCGCTGCGATTGCCAGGCTCGGTGATCGGGATGATCTCCCTCGAGGCCGACTGTCAGGCGGCAATTGGCCGGCTCTTCTGGGGGCCCGAAGTGCTCGGGGCGCTGCAGCTCCTCGCGGACGTCGCGGCGCCGCACCTCGCGTCGCTGCCCATGGCACCCCCGCCCGCCGCGCCTGCGGACGAGCTTTTGCCCGTGCTCGGGACGAAGATGGCCGGGCTCGTGCAGATGGCGCGTGTTTTCGCCGAGCAGGAGGAGACGATCCTGCTCGGCGGCCCGACGGGCGCTGGGAAATCACGCATCGCGCGCTGGTGCCACGCGCAATCGCGCCGCAAGAGCAAGCGCTTCGAGGCGCTCGATCTGATGACGGTGCCCGACGAGCTGCAAATGGGCGAGCTCTTCGGGTGGAAAAAGGGCGCCTTCAGCGGCGCCGTCACCGACAACCCAGGCGCCGTGGCGCGCGCCGACGGCGGGACGCTCTTCATCGACGAGATCGACAAACTCTCGTTGAAGGCCCAAGCGGGGCTCTTGCAGGTGCTCGAGGAGCGCCGGTATCGCGCGCTCGGCGACGGCTCGGGCGAGCGGCGCGCGGACGTGCGGTTCCTCGTCGGGACGAACGCGGATCTCGGCGCCGCCGTCGCCGCGGGAAGGTTCCGAGAGGATCTTTATTATCGAATCAACGTGCTGCCGGTGAAGCTCCTCCCGCTCGACGAGCGCGCGGACGAGATCCCGCCATGGGCGCATTACATGCTCCAGCGACGGCACGCGGAGAGCACGGCCGAAGGGCGAGCCCACGTCGCGCCGGAGGCGGAGCGGGCGCTCGTCGCGGCGCGCTGGCCTGGCAACCTGCGACAACTCGACAACATCATCCGTCGAGCGTACGCGCTCGCCCTGGTGGAGCACGGGGGAGCCACGCGCGAAATCACGCTGGAGGCGCGGCACGTCGAGCGCGCGCTCGGATACGAGGGGGGCGGCGGGGCGAAGGATCCGGCGTTCGCGTCGATCCGACGGGCCGCGGAGGCGGTCGTCGACGAGGCGGAGAGGCGCGAGGCCGCAGGGGAGGCGCTGGATCTCGATCTGGCCGAGGCGTTCCGCGGGGTGGTGCTCGGGACGGCGGCGCGCCGCAAGAACAGCAAGGAGGCGGCCTTCCGGCTGCTCGGCAAGGCGGGCGTGGTGCAGAACCGGAACCACCAGAAGGCGTTCCGGCGTGAAATCGAGAAGGTGAACACACTCTTCCGCGCGCTCGGGCAGAACGGAGAGGGGCCCTTCGACGATCTCGTCGAGAAGGACGAGACGTAG
- a CDS encoding cellulase family glycosylhydrolase yields MGRARATWGGAALLLVAGTLAVGPGCAEVEEVGTEEMAEAEMAEGETAEAPAAVISAPSRVGPYGVAKLADGTPAIVDGNGNRVVFHGVSRPGLESTWHGEGPSQPSLYIPVPDPQIPGGARLTPGIHPDEYAHMKQWGFDTVRLPVSWDYRCYGDRLADALSADPDADLPCNNPAVWEIYWQIIKDNVRKIQAQGMDVILDVRSDASVRGSNGVKENDWNHMPHVWTAEDGTAQNVFIGRNLQGQNLYGNAGVGNFLRRLGHELGHKPGQPNDGIDRSRVVFEIFDTPHVPCTNTADWSEDEIWRIWLDGTKNPDGSYGTKNCTLPKADGSGSVTKSFTYAGMRVLYERVREFGAQNVVLVPAIDGVDLRRVWQPQYQITGATNLAYAAKPYFWFAKDNGVAGVENLATFEALFDQYFGYLATQARLFPVVITEFASGEATSCTNDEEVDFLHSVLLYATRPNRQFGWAAWSWFFPDTPALRCGYYSSLLDGWRGPGGGAPGASLLGRGVLEFLKATQYIWPEVTVLNDFTCDPNVPGTLTWAMKHALPGQWVRFAVPRDTNGNTTMHTRCNLPPMKWGVRMVGNSPYAQGVCSGGRTTIDGTVASGHGLVLEGNNDLTNITVQHFPGTEIIELSPYQSSNKSWCVQVSP; encoded by the coding sequence ATGGGTCGTGCGCGTGCGACGTGGGGCGGGGCGGCGCTGCTGCTCGTGGCGGGGACGCTGGCCGTCGGGCCGGGGTGCGCCGAGGTGGAAGAGGTGGGGACGGAGGAGATGGCCGAGGCGGAGATGGCCGAGGGGGAGACGGCGGAGGCCCCTGCGGCGGTCATCAGCGCGCCGAGCCGCGTCGGGCCTTACGGGGTGGCGAAGCTCGCCGATGGGACGCCGGCGATCGTCGATGGGAATGGCAATCGTGTGGTCTTCCACGGGGTCTCGCGGCCTGGCCTCGAATCGACGTGGCACGGCGAGGGGCCGAGCCAGCCGAGCCTCTACATCCCCGTCCCGGATCCGCAGATCCCCGGCGGCGCGCGCCTCACGCCGGGCATCCACCCGGACGAATATGCCCACATGAAGCAATGGGGCTTCGATACGGTCCGGCTGCCCGTGTCCTGGGATTACCGCTGTTATGGCGACCGCCTCGCGGACGCCCTCAGCGCGGATCCCGACGCCGATCTGCCCTGCAACAACCCCGCGGTGTGGGAGATCTACTGGCAGATCATCAAGGACAACGTGAGGAAGATCCAGGCCCAGGGGATGGACGTGATCCTCGACGTCCGCTCCGACGCGAGCGTGCGGGGCTCGAATGGGGTCAAAGAAAACGACTGGAATCACATGCCGCACGTCTGGACGGCCGAGGACGGGACGGCGCAAAACGTCTTCATCGGCCGGAACCTGCAAGGTCAAAACCTCTACGGCAACGCCGGGGTCGGGAACTTTTTGCGGCGGCTCGGGCACGAGCTCGGGCACAAGCCAGGGCAGCCGAACGACGGGATCGATCGATCCCGCGTGGTCTTCGAGATCTTCGACACGCCGCACGTGCCTTGCACGAACACGGCGGATTGGTCCGAGGACGAGATCTGGCGGATCTGGCTCGACGGCACGAAGAACCCGGACGGGTCCTACGGGACCAAGAACTGCACGTTGCCCAAGGCGGACGGGAGCGGGAGCGTCACGAAGAGCTTTACGTACGCCGGGATGCGGGTGCTGTACGAGCGCGTGCGCGAGTTCGGCGCGCAGAACGTGGTGCTCGTGCCCGCGATCGACGGGGTCGACCTGCGGCGCGTGTGGCAGCCGCAATACCAGATCACGGGCGCGACGAACCTCGCCTACGCGGCAAAGCCGTACTTCTGGTTCGCGAAGGACAACGGCGTCGCGGGCGTCGAGAACCTGGCCACGTTCGAAGCCCTCTTCGATCAGTACTTCGGCTACCTGGCGACGCAGGCGCGCCTGTTCCCGGTGGTGATCACGGAGTTCGCTTCGGGCGAGGCGACGAGCTGCACGAATGACGAGGAGGTCGATTTCCTGCATTCGGTGCTGCTGTATGCGACGCGCCCGAACAGGCAGTTCGGGTGGGCGGCCTGGTCGTGGTTCTTCCCCGATACGCCGGCCTTGCGATGCGGCTATTACAGCTCGCTCCTCGACGGCTGGCGTGGCCCGGGGGGCGGGGCGCCGGGGGCGAGCCTCCTCGGGCGCGGGGTGCTCGAGTTCCTGAAGGCCACGCAATACATCTGGCCCGAGGTGACGGTGCTGAACGATTTCACCTGTGACCCGAACGTGCCCGGCACGCTCACCTGGGCGATGAAGCACGCGCTCCCCGGGCAATGGGTGCGCTTCGCCGTGCCGCGCGACACGAATGGCAACACGACCATGCATACCAGGTGCAACCTCCCGCCCATGAAATGGGGCGTGCGTATGGTCGGAAATTCGCCCTATGCGCAAGGCGTTTGCTCGGGGGGGCGCACGACGATCGACGGCACCGTCGCCTCCGGCCACGGGCTCGTGCTGGAGGGGAACAACGACCTCACGAACATCACGGTGCAGCATTTCCCCGGCACCGAGATCATCGAGCTCTCGCCGTACCAGAGCAGCAACAAGTCCTGGTGCGTGCAGGTCTCCCCGTGA
- a CDS encoding serine/threonine-protein kinase: protein MSPHTSADRDPGVGFQPRPAARIADRYELLRELGRGGHGEVWEARDTLAGELVAVKLLRAGAADPARARREISTLRLLRLPGVVRLFDEGTEEGCPFLVMERVAGLPFPGADRPVPWPAIARTTVAVLETLARIHAAAIVHRDLKPDNVLVGADGRPTILDFGLSSGRLSNEDDTPAGYIEGTFPYLAPEQLRGEAASPETDLYALGVLLYEALAGRLPHRAGSLQELMVARLTERPEPLVRISPGVPEEVSALVERMLAIEPEDRPRGAAEALGSLGGQKAAQRTALPRLGGHGPVRALVEAARTNQFLYLVGEPGTGRTRALAEAAEALSREGRVVLRAPPSPWPYESLTPVIGPLPREGALRAVASWVDERLRSLLREGVVLAVDDVEELDRWSREALERARGSGAILATGRGHWRDFEEIPLRPLDAADLRPLFAGPDRLFHLQTDAARVLDARTGGVAARVVNELEAWTRAGLARWDGAVFVIDRDALDQLEAMPPAPSPPSADKPPAIPSHLEELVASIELGLPEYPPLEVAMAMGKPPWAAEALVAELRGLGVGPHRRGEGPSEMHLGLAPRLPTARVRAIHRALAARRARGTEGRLLRLLRGAEGGSIDECLEITFEAEASGRRSAEEGRLGHAVTAIREGLLFVRQSPFAQDPRAVAREHSLLSSWTEIALSEGTPVALDRILYELCRTRPPTFDVAHLEALVRAALALAAGADRAFAMADAVAPFAEVRLEAWRQRLRIASARRGPDSPERLAAVLREVEAWAASSGERAARVVLDAGLARKAYQDGHFEDAARLHLRVAAAEPFLAARIAALDNAASARMETFRFDEAAAYAAEARALAQRCRHAHLEARAEWLLRAVGYRACRVERPDRELIDAVERLGVPDLEGLVCMNEAAVAFRGGDRDLARALAERADRIWTGMGKRWASLLARCLSVTCGRRVGEGEGLELAMQVAACPVPGLGIQMLGMLALVFQDVRDRYRGALAELCAGVPPAYGSMRMEVLSVDEARAAIEGDQGSAGGASR, encoded by the coding sequence ATGTCCCCGCACACCTCGGCTGACCGTGATCCCGGCGTAGGTTTTCAACCGCGGCCCGCCGCCCGGATCGCCGATCGTTACGAGCTGCTCCGCGAGCTCGGGCGCGGCGGGCACGGCGAGGTGTGGGAGGCGCGGGACACGCTCGCGGGGGAGCTCGTGGCGGTGAAGCTCCTGCGCGCAGGGGCCGCGGATCCGGCCCGCGCGCGCAGGGAAATCTCCACGCTGCGGCTCTTGCGCTTGCCCGGCGTGGTGCGCCTCTTCGACGAGGGGACGGAAGAGGGGTGCCCGTTCCTCGTGATGGAGCGCGTCGCGGGGTTGCCCTTCCCCGGAGCCGATCGCCCCGTTCCGTGGCCCGCGATCGCCCGCACCACGGTCGCCGTGCTGGAGACGCTCGCGCGGATCCACGCCGCGGCGATCGTTCACCGCGACCTCAAGCCCGATAACGTGCTCGTCGGCGCAGACGGGAGGCCCACGATCCTCGATTTCGGCCTCTCCTCGGGGCGTTTGTCGAATGAGGACGATACACCCGCCGGCTACATCGAGGGCACGTTCCCGTACCTCGCGCCCGAGCAGCTCCGCGGCGAGGCGGCCTCGCCGGAGACCGATCTTTATGCGCTCGGCGTGCTCCTCTATGAGGCGCTCGCGGGGCGACTGCCGCACCGCGCAGGGAGCCTCCAGGAGCTCATGGTCGCGCGTCTCACCGAGCGCCCGGAGCCGCTCGTGCGGATCTCCCCCGGCGTCCCCGAGGAGGTCTCCGCGCTCGTCGAGCGAATGCTCGCGATCGAGCCCGAGGATCGGCCGCGCGGAGCGGCGGAGGCGCTCGGGAGCCTCGGGGGGCAAAAAGCCGCGCAGAGGACGGCCCTGCCTCGCCTCGGGGGCCACGGTCCCGTGCGTGCGCTCGTCGAGGCTGCCCGGACAAACCAATTCCTGTACCTCGTGGGAGAGCCGGGCACGGGTCGCACCCGCGCCCTCGCCGAGGCGGCCGAGGCGCTCTCCCGCGAGGGACGTGTGGTGCTTCGCGCCCCGCCCTCGCCCTGGCCTTACGAGAGCCTCACGCCCGTGATCGGGCCGCTCCCGCGCGAGGGTGCGCTCCGCGCCGTCGCGTCGTGGGTGGACGAGCGACTGCGCTCCTTGCTCCGAGAGGGCGTGGTCCTCGCCGTCGACGACGTGGAAGAGCTCGATCGCTGGTCCCGCGAGGCGCTCGAGCGCGCACGCGGATCGGGCGCGATCCTGGCCACGGGTCGAGGGCATTGGCGCGATTTCGAGGAGATCCCGCTCCGGCCGCTCGACGCGGCCGACCTCCGCCCGCTGTTCGCCGGACCGGATCGGCTCTTTCACCTGCAAACCGACGCGGCGCGCGTGCTCGACGCCCGGACGGGGGGCGTGGCCGCGCGTGTCGTGAACGAGCTCGAAGCCTGGACACGCGCAGGGCTCGCGCGCTGGGATGGCGCGGTGTTCGTGATCGATCGGGACGCGCTCGATCAACTCGAAGCCATGCCGCCCGCGCCTTCGCCGCCGTCCGCAGACAAACCCCCGGCGATTCCTTCCCACCTGGAGGAGCTCGTGGCCTCGATCGAGCTTGGATTGCCCGAGTATCCTCCGCTGGAGGTCGCCATGGCGATGGGCAAACCCCCCTGGGCCGCGGAGGCGCTCGTCGCCGAGCTCAGGGGCCTCGGGGTAGGGCCGCATCGACGGGGAGAAGGTCCTTCCGAAATGCACTTGGGCCTCGCGCCGCGCCTGCCGACGGCGCGCGTGCGGGCGATCCACCGCGCCCTCGCCGCGCGCCGCGCGCGTGGCACCGAGGGACGGCTCTTGCGCCTGCTCCGCGGGGCCGAGGGCGGCTCGATCGACGAGTGCCTCGAAATCACCTTCGAGGCCGAGGCCAGCGGGCGCCGGTCTGCCGAGGAGGGGCGGCTCGGCCACGCGGTGACGGCCATCCGCGAGGGGTTGCTTTTCGTCCGGCAAAGCCCCTTCGCGCAGGATCCACGCGCCGTCGCGCGCGAGCATTCCTTGCTTTCCTCGTGGACCGAAATCGCGCTCTCCGAGGGGACGCCTGTTGCGCTCGATCGGATCCTCTACGAACTCTGCCGCACGCGCCCGCCTACCTTCGACGTGGCGCACCTCGAGGCGCTCGTGCGCGCGGCGCTCGCCCTCGCGGCGGGCGCCGATCGCGCCTTTGCCATGGCCGACGCCGTCGCTCCGTTCGCCGAGGTTCGCCTGGAGGCATGGCGGCAGCGCCTGCGCATCGCGAGCGCGCGGCGCGGGCCGGATTCACCGGAGCGACTCGCGGCCGTGCTCCGGGAGGTCGAGGCGTGGGCCGCTTCGTCCGGGGAGCGCGCGGCGCGCGTGGTGCTCGACGCGGGGCTCGCGCGAAAGGCGTACCAGGACGGCCATTTCGAGGACGCGGCGCGGCTGCACCTCCGTGTCGCTGCGGCGGAACCTTTCCTCGCCGCGCGTATCGCCGCGCTCGACAATGCGGCCTCGGCGCGCATGGAGACCTTTCGATTCGACGAGGCCGCGGCGTACGCGGCGGAGGCGCGTGCGCTCGCGCAGAGGTGCCGGCACGCGCATCTCGAGGCGCGAGCGGAGTGGCTCCTGCGCGCGGTCGGTTATCGCGCGTGCCGGGTCGAGCGGCCCGATCGGGAGTTGATCGACGCCGTCGAGCGGCTCGGTGTCCCGGATCTCGAGGGGCTCGTTTGCATGAACGAGGCCGCGGTCGCTTTCCGTGGCGGCGATCGGGACCTCGCGCGGGCGCTCGCCGAGCGAGCGGATCGCATCTGGACGGGGATGGGCAAACGCTGGGCGTCGCTCCTCGCGCGTTGCCTTTCCGTGACCTGTGGCCGGCGCGTGGGCGAGGGGGAGGGCCTGGAGCTTGCAATGCAGGTCGCCGCGTGCCCGGTGCCGGGCCTCGGGATCCAGATGCTCGGCATGCTGGCCCTCGTGTTCCAGGACGTACGTGATCGCTATCGTGGGGCCCTGGCCGAGCTCTGCGCGGGGGTCCCGCCGGCGTATGGGTCGATGCGGATGGAGGTGCTCTCGGTGGACGAGGCGCGCGCGGCCATCGAGGGGGATCAGGGGTCGGCGGGCGGCGCGTCGAGATAA
- a CDS encoding superoxide dismutase has product MAIIPAKYTAKDYSALKGLQGITDDQVAVHLTLYNGYVTRSNKLNETLASMVAENKASTFEYNELKRRAGWEINGILLHEYYFDNLTSKATDGKDTRFAEAIARQYGSFDDWKKDFLGVAKMPGVGWAITYFDPTRGQFDNYWIDRHDVGHPAGHRPIVVLDLWEHAWSAYLKPTERAKYLEDFFANVNWSVVDGRL; this is encoded by the coding sequence ATGGCCATCATCCCGGCGAAGTACACGGCGAAGGACTATTCGGCGCTCAAGGGTCTGCAAGGCATCACCGACGATCAGGTCGCCGTCCACCTGACGCTTTACAATGGGTACGTCACGCGCTCGAACAAGCTGAACGAGACGCTCGCGTCGATGGTCGCCGAGAACAAGGCGAGCACGTTCGAATACAACGAGCTGAAGCGCCGCGCGGGCTGGGAGATCAACGGCATCCTGCTCCACGAGTATTACTTCGACAACCTCACATCCAAGGCCACGGACGGCAAGGACACGCGGTTCGCGGAGGCCATCGCGCGCCAGTACGGCAGCTTCGACGACTGGAAAAAGGACTTCCTCGGCGTCGCCAAGATGCCGGGCGTCGGCTGGGCCATCACGTATTTCGACCCCACGCGCGGCCAGTTCGACAATTACTGGATCGACCGCCACGACGTCGGCCACCCCGCCGGGCACCGCCCGATCGTGGTGCTCGACCTCTGGGAGCACGCGTGGAGCGCGTACCTCAAGCCCACCGAGCGCGCGAAATACCTCGAGGACTTCTTCGCGAACGTGAACTGGAGCGTCGTCGACGGGCGGCTCTGA
- a CDS encoding phosphotransferase family protein: MPLVPPKSARPPREAHRIDEASLTRWLVANVDACRGGGSATALQFQGGQSNPTYWIGFSGPDGDQELVLRKKPPGELLPSAHAVEREYRVMRALAGSDVPVPEALALCEDPAVIGTPFFVMRHVPGRIFWDPQLPGTSGPDERRAIYDDLVRALAALHRVEYAAVGLGDYGKIGGFVPRQVQRWSRQYEASRTGDVPAMEALMAFLGKSAPKHDETTLVHGDYRIDNVIFAGSEPRALAIIDWELSTLGHPVSDLAYLCMGYHLALPGRGSLVGADFGALGIPDEPGIVEAYCKLTGRGAIEDWPYFMAFGIFRLAAIAQGVYKRSLQGNASSESAGAFGAAVFALADLGCNIAGVRPG, encoded by the coding sequence ATGCCCCTCGTGCCGCCGAAGAGCGCCCGCCCTCCGCGTGAAGCCCACCGCATCGACGAAGCCTCGCTCACGCGCTGGCTCGTGGCGAACGTGGACGCTTGTCGCGGCGGCGGCTCCGCCACCGCGCTCCAGTTCCAGGGCGGCCAGTCAAACCCCACGTACTGGATCGGTTTTTCGGGCCCGGACGGCGACCAGGAGCTCGTCCTGCGCAAGAAGCCGCCGGGGGAGCTCTTGCCTTCGGCGCACGCCGTCGAGCGCGAATACCGCGTCATGCGCGCGCTCGCCGGCTCGGACGTGCCCGTGCCCGAGGCCTTGGCGCTCTGCGAGGATCCGGCCGTGATCGGCACACCGTTTTTCGTCATGCGCCACGTCCCGGGCAGGATCTTTTGGGATCCGCAGCTCCCCGGGACGAGCGGCCCGGACGAACGCCGGGCGATCTACGACGACCTCGTCCGGGCCCTCGCCGCGCTCCACCGCGTGGAGTACGCCGCCGTCGGCCTCGGCGATTATGGCAAGATCGGCGGATTCGTCCCGCGCCAGGTGCAGCGCTGGTCGCGCCAGTACGAGGCGTCGCGCACCGGCGACGTGCCCGCGATGGAGGCGCTCATGGCCTTCCTCGGCAAGAGCGCGCCGAAGCACGACGAGACCACGCTCGTCCACGGCGATTACCGCATCGACAACGTGATTTTTGCGGGCAGCGAGCCCCGGGCGCTCGCGATCATCGACTGGGAGCTCTCGACGCTGGGGCATCCGGTGAGTGATCTCGCGTATCTCTGCATGGGGTATCACCTCGCGCTCCCGGGGCGCGGCAGCCTCGTCGGCGCGGATTTCGGGGCGCTCGGCATTCCGGACGAACCGGGGATCGTCGAGGCGTATTGCAAGCTCACGGGCCGGGGCGCGATCGAGGACTGGCCTTATTTCATGGCGTTCGGCATCTTTCGGCTGGCGGCGATCGCGCAGGGCGTCTACAAGCGGAGCCTGCAAGGCAACGCGAGCTCCGAGAGCGCGGGCGCGTTCGGGGCCGCGGTTTTCGCGCTGGCCGATCTCGGATGCAACATCGCCGGGGTTCGCCCGGGTTGA